A window of the Fusarium poae strain DAOMC 252244 chromosome 3, whole genome shotgun sequence genome harbors these coding sequences:
- a CDS encoding hypothetical protein (TransMembrane:1 (o40-58i)), whose product MRRSLPLTVSEVYLETPTPSLLPVSSCLFFFSSPPPPPRYYFLLRLFYQLLFSSSFMFEPFNQRQFDKYQPLVPCSPDLPRASAPATYTGSSNWTP is encoded by the exons ATGAGGCGATCACTTCCTTTGACAGTCAGCGAGGTATATCTTGAAACTCCAACTCCATCACTTTTACCTGTTTCAAGTTGTctgtttttcttttcttccccccccccccccccccgttattatttccttttgCGGCTATTTTACCAATT GCTGTTCTCATCAAGTTTCATGTTTGAGCCTTTTAACCAGCGGCAGTTTGACAAGTATCAGCCCTTGGTGCCTTGTTCCCCTGATCTGCCACGAGCAAGCGCGCCTGCAACTTATACTGGATCTTCAAATTGGACGCCATGA